In Archangium violaceum, the following are encoded in one genomic region:
- a CDS encoding ATP-binding cassette domain-containing protein: protein MSKTALLSLRGISKRFGAVQALTKVDFEVHPGEVVALVGDNGAGKSTLIKVISGIIPIDEGEILFEGKPVTLGMPQKSTSLGIATVYQDLALCDNLDVVGNLFLGRELAAKGMGGLLGWLDETTMERQSAELLQRLSVSIPSARTQVASLSGGQRQSIAVARAMMGSPKMVLLDEPTAALGVAQTRQVLDLIRRLREQGLGVVVISHNLADVFSVADRIIVMRLGRRVATFDVKAAKEVEVVSAITGAIPSGERAQSVGVQP from the coding sequence ATGTCCAAGACCGCGTTGTTGTCGCTCCGGGGCATCTCCAAGCGCTTCGGGGCCGTCCAAGCGCTCACCAAGGTGGACTTCGAAGTCCACCCGGGTGAGGTGGTGGCCCTCGTTGGAGACAACGGAGCAGGGAAGTCGACCCTCATCAAGGTCATCTCGGGGATCATCCCCATCGACGAGGGAGAGATCCTCTTCGAGGGCAAGCCGGTGACCCTGGGCATGCCGCAGAAGTCCACCTCGCTGGGGATCGCGACCGTGTACCAGGACCTCGCCCTCTGCGATAACCTGGACGTGGTCGGCAACCTGTTCCTCGGGCGGGAGCTGGCCGCCAAGGGCATGGGCGGGCTGCTGGGCTGGCTCGATGAGACGACCATGGAGCGCCAGTCCGCCGAGCTGCTTCAACGGCTCTCGGTGAGCATTCCGAGCGCGCGCACGCAGGTGGCCTCGCTGTCCGGTGGCCAGCGGCAGTCCATCGCCGTGGCTCGCGCGATGATGGGCTCGCCGAAGATGGTGCTGCTGGACGAGCCCACGGCGGCGCTCGGTGTCGCGCAGACACGGCAGGTGCTCGATCTCATCCGGCGGCTGCGTGAGCAGGGCCTGGGGGTCGTGGTCATCAGCCACAACCTGGCGGACGTGTTCTCCGTGGCCGACCGCATCATCGTGATGCGGCTGGGCCGGCGGGTAGCGACGTTCGATGTCAAGGCGGCCAAGGAGGTGGAGGTCGTCTCCGCCATCACCGGTGCCATTCCGTCGGGCGAAAGGGCCCAGTCCGTAGGGGTGCAGCCATGA
- a CDS encoding sugar ABC transporter permease, translating into MSAAPNAMPAIDPRLIQDEPGLMGAWKGFRRRVSQGELGSLPVLIGLVAIWVTFYLANERFLSAVNLTNLMLQIAAMGMISAGIVLVLLLGEIDLSAGAVSGLAAAVMAILNVKLQWGAIPSLLAGLGTGAAIGLFQGIWITRFRVPSFVVTLAGFLGWQGALLYVLGGTGTVNLNDRFITGMTGTFFESSVAWPLVILIVIVDLATVALERARRSAAGLPLPRVRATATRVALTSGALVAATAIFTQDRGLPLGTLILVGVVLLLETVLVCTRFGRHVFAVGGNMEASRRSGIRVERIRVAVFTLGSTLAAAGGILASSRLLAVNQSSGSGDILLNAIAAAVIGGTSLFGGRGSAWSAILGALVIGSISNGMDLLALSSSVKFMVTGAVLLVAASIDAISRRGRQASGRA; encoded by the coding sequence ATGAGCGCGGCTCCGAATGCCATGCCAGCGATCGATCCTCGTCTGATCCAGGATGAGCCGGGGCTGATGGGGGCCTGGAAGGGCTTCCGCCGCCGCGTCTCGCAGGGAGAGTTGGGAAGCCTGCCCGTCCTCATCGGGCTGGTGGCCATCTGGGTGACCTTCTACCTGGCCAATGAGCGCTTCCTGTCCGCGGTCAACCTCACCAACCTCATGCTGCAGATCGCCGCCATGGGGATGATCTCCGCGGGCATCGTGCTGGTGCTGCTGCTCGGGGAGATCGACCTGTCGGCGGGTGCGGTGAGCGGTCTGGCCGCCGCCGTGATGGCCATCCTCAACGTCAAGCTGCAGTGGGGGGCCATCCCCTCGCTGCTGGCCGGTCTGGGCACGGGCGCGGCGATCGGGCTGTTCCAGGGCATCTGGATCACCCGGTTCCGGGTCCCGTCCTTCGTGGTCACCCTGGCCGGGTTCCTCGGATGGCAGGGCGCGCTGCTCTACGTGCTGGGCGGTACGGGCACGGTGAACCTGAACGACCGGTTCATCACCGGGATGACCGGCACGTTCTTCGAGTCGTCCGTTGCCTGGCCCCTGGTGATCCTCATCGTCATCGTGGACCTGGCGACCGTCGCCCTCGAGCGGGCGAGGCGGTCGGCGGCGGGGCTGCCGCTGCCGCGCGTCCGCGCCACCGCCACCCGGGTGGCCCTCACCTCGGGTGCCCTGGTGGCGGCCACCGCCATCTTCACGCAGGATCGCGGCCTGCCGCTCGGGACGCTGATCCTCGTGGGCGTCGTCCTGCTGCTCGAGACGGTGCTGGTGTGCACGCGCTTCGGCCGTCACGTCTTCGCCGTGGGTGGCAACATGGAGGCGTCGCGGCGCTCCGGCATCCGGGTCGAGCGCATCCGGGTCGCCGTCTTCACGCTGGGCTCCACGCTGGCGGCCGCCGGAGGCATCCTCGCCTCCTCGCGACTGCTGGCGGTGAACCAGTCGTCGGGCAGCGGTGACATCCTGCTCAACGCCATCGCCGCGGCGGTGATCGGCGGCACCAGCCTCTTCGGTGGGCGGGGCTCGGCCTGGTCGGCGATCCTCGGGGCGCTGGTCATCGGCTCCATCTCCAACGGGATGGATCTGCTGGCGCTGTCCTCGTCGGTGAAGTTCATGGTGACGGGCGCGGTGCTGCTCGTGGCCGCCTCCATCGACGCCATCTCCCGGCGCGGCCGTCAGGCCTCCGGCCGGGCCTGA